A part of Botrytis cinerea B05.10 chromosome 2, complete sequence genomic DNA contains:
- the Bcnrd1 gene encoding Bcnrd1 yields MSSAVAELEAGLQAMVQLKPPGVSGSRIQGLTNLCTQNIQQESALVQKLYVHFKKTPGTHKLGTLYVVDSVTRKWTEQAKLAQQTINSSAPDGTYAAGVHKVKELLPAFMNDIIQSAPDDQKDKIKKLVDIWEKGQTFPAQMLNGFKDKLNAESTTPPGSPPKDLQGALGLQPSSATSTMAPPQQVSVPPNTSSILAALANMSNTARQNATPTPVASTPPVNSYNVSHAQHNPIQPPQAVTQSLPFSVAPQPVNAPATSMPAYGQSPSNGMPNFASNPSPFPGAAPMNPPGNLDPATQQQVALIKALAATGVPAEQIAGILAAMGNQGAAAAAPPPFAQNQNTHAQNNWSVRDDARDRNGFHDSMRSPPGRYRRRSRSPSPQRGWGGRDSPTARRRDDFDRESPARMRGSEDRGRGGRGRGNDYRQRSPQRRRSNTPPRTNTSGPKWVGHDASIGKGNIKVLSRTLFVGGVTSSEHELKGLFNQYGDVQTCIVNKEKRHAFVKMVSREHAVKAKEAMEKNRSPDSSLRTRWGVGFGPRDCSDYQTGISIIPISKLTDADRKWMLNAEFGGSGGQEIEPGMVVEEPDIEIGQGVSSKAISRRMQTDSGGKNGPKSGARDYEEDERPRYRRDRDDRRDDHRDEGHKFPANTVPPVMPPFPLGSFPYPLPTLPNGMPMFPPGFTFPGAPPPPPPGT; encoded by the exons ATGTCTTCCGCCGTAGCAGAATTAGAAGCCGGCCTTCAAGCCATGGTACAATTAAAACCTCCTGGTGTATCAGGATCTCGAATTCAAGGCCTTACAAACCTCTGCACTCAAAATATCCAG CAAGAATCCGCTCTGGTTCAGAAATTATATGTTCACTTTAAAAAGACACCTGGCACCCACAAGCTTGGCACCCTCTACGTCGTAGACTCTGTAACTCGAAAATGGACCGAACAAGCCAAACTTGCTCAACAAACCATAAATAGTTCTGCCCCGGATGGCACATATGCTGCTGGTGTACATAAAGTAAAGGAATTGCTCCCCGCTTTTATGAACGACATAATCCAATCTGCTCCCGATGATCAAAAG GACAAGATTAAAAAACTAGTTGATATTTGGGAAAAGGGACAAACCTTCCCTGCGCAAATGTTGAATGGATTCAAAGACAAGTTGAATGCTG AATCTACAACACCTCCAGGAAGTCCTCCAAAAGATCTTCAAGGAGCCTTAGGTTTACAGCCATCTTCAGCAACTTCGACTATGGCACCTCCACAACAAGTTTCCGTTCCCCCTAACACATCTTCGATTTTAGCAGCTCTCGCAAACATGTCAAATACTGCCCGTCAAAATGCTACACCTACGCCGGTTGCTTCTACCCCACCTGTTAATTCATACAATGTATCACATGCGCAGCATAATCCCATTCAACCACCTCAAGCAGTAACCCAAAGCTTGCCATTTTCAGTTGCTCCTCAACCTGTAAATGCCCCGGCTACTTCGATGCCTGCTTATGGTCAGAGTCCAAGTAATGGAATGCCGAACTTTGCCAGTAATCCAAGTCCTTTCCCAGGTGCAGCACCAATGAATCCTCCCGGTAATCTCGATCCAGCTACGCAACAACAGGTAGCTTTAATCAAGGCACTTGCAGCTACTGGTGTTCCAGCTGAGCAAATTGCTGGTATCTTAGCAGCCATGGGTAACCAAGGAGCTGCAGCCGCTGCACCACCTCCATTtgctcaaaatcaaaatactcaTGCTCAAAATAATTGGAGTGTCAGAGATGATGCACGTGACCGAAATGGTTTCCACGATTCTATGAGATCACCACCTGGACGTTACCGTCGTCGTTCTAGATCCCCATCTCCTCAACGTGGCTGGGGTGGTCGTGATTCTCCAACTGCTCGCCGTcgtgatgattttgataggGAATCTCCAGCACGTATGAGAGGTTCTGAGGATCGCGGTAGAGGTGGACGCGGCCGAGGTAATGATTACCGCCAACGTAGCCCCCAACGCCGTCGCAGCAATACACCTCCCAGAACAAACACCAGTGGACCCAAGTGGGTTGGACACGACGCTTCGATTGGTAAAGGAAACATTAAAG TTCTCAGTCGCACTTTGTTTGTTGGTGGAGTTAC TTCTTCTGAGCATGAATTGAAGGGACTCTTCAATCAATATGGTGATGTGCAAACTTGCATTGTTAACAAAGAAAAGCGCCACGCTTTCGTCAAGATGGTCAGTCGTGAGCATGCTGTTAAAGCTAAAGAGGCCATGGAAAAGAACAGAAGTCCCGATTCTTCATTGAGA ACTCGTTGGGGTGTTGGCTTCGGACCACGTGATTGCAGTGATTATCAAACAGGTATCAGCATCATTCCGATTAGCAAACTCACGGATGCCGACCGAAAGTGGATGCTTAATGCAGAATTTGGTGGCAGTGGTGGCCAAGAAATTGAACCTGGTATGGTTGTCGAAGAGcctgatattgaaattggtCAAGGTGTTTCGTCTAAGGCAATTAGCCGTCGCATGCAAACCGACAGCGGTGGTAAGAATGGTCCAAAATCTGGCGCTCGTGATTACGAGGAGGATGAGAGACCTCGTTATCGTCGTGATCGAGATGACCGTCGGGATGACCATCGGGACGAAGGTCACAAATTCCCTGCCAATACAGTTCCTCCGGTTATGCCCCCATTCCCATTGGGCTCATTCCCTTATCCTCTCCCAACACTTCCTAATGGTATGCCAATGTTTCCCCCAGGATTCACTTTCCCAGGcgcacctccaccacctccaccagGAACATAG